From Paenibacillus sp. V4I7, one genomic window encodes:
- a CDS encoding glycoside hydrolase family 15 protein → MARDLPIGNGNVLINFDAAYNIRDMYYPLVGQENQSSDHLSHFGIWCPEGFFWIDDPEVSKKLNYLEDSLVTNADCAHERLGLGFVIRDGVDVQQNVFLRKVKVENRFDVEREIKLYFHLDLQIYGNGVGDTIYYDPELNSLLFYKGHRYMSLSCLSPDAEKAMPSGYATGQKGIHGLEGTWRDAEDGHLGGNAIAQGSVDGVIELTLKLPPKSVKEAWFWICFGRTKQEVERLERLLRTATPQALLQRTHDHWVKWVNQDAHQLSLLKPDLESFYKRCLLITRTNVDNRGAIIAANDSDILKFAKDTYSYMWPRDGALVSHALDRAGYYELSRKFFDFCKKVLTPEGYLMHKYNPDSSVGSSWHPWVDSRGNKQLAIQEDETALVLYTLWHHHKLAGTIENSREDYEKFVKPAADFLVRYRDASGLPLPSYDLWEERYGVLAFTVSSVYAGLIAAARFAEYHQDKVRSIYYADIAGQVKKAADQHLYAPDQNRFLRALYWNYEQNTYVPDYTLDMSMYALFDFGLFELEDPRIVATMKILKEKLWVHTDIGGIARYENDYYHQVTNDVAKVPGNPWFICTLWYAEWLVASAKTVQDLLEAEKLMRWAILHASPSGVMAEQVHPFTGEPMSVSPLTWSHASFIKVTQEYLSKLKLLTSKGTKQAADASEDKVLEPVVH, encoded by the coding sequence TCTGGATAGACGATCCTGAGGTTTCAAAAAAGCTCAATTATCTGGAAGATTCGCTTGTTACTAACGCGGATTGCGCCCATGAAAGGTTAGGTCTCGGCTTCGTTATTCGTGATGGGGTCGATGTTCAGCAGAATGTTTTTTTACGCAAGGTGAAGGTAGAAAACCGCTTTGATGTGGAAAGAGAAATTAAACTGTATTTTCATTTGGATCTCCAAATCTATGGAAATGGCGTCGGAGACACGATTTATTATGATCCTGAGTTGAATTCCCTTTTATTTTATAAGGGTCATCGTTATATGTCACTATCTTGCTTGTCTCCTGACGCAGAGAAAGCAATGCCAAGCGGCTATGCAACAGGACAAAAAGGGATTCACGGTTTGGAAGGAACATGGCGAGATGCGGAGGATGGTCATTTAGGGGGAAATGCGATCGCCCAGGGATCCGTTGATGGTGTGATTGAATTGACGTTGAAACTACCGCCAAAAAGCGTGAAAGAAGCCTGGTTCTGGATCTGTTTTGGGCGTACGAAGCAGGAGGTAGAGCGTTTAGAGCGATTACTTCGCACAGCGACCCCGCAAGCATTATTGCAACGAACTCACGATCATTGGGTGAAATGGGTGAATCAAGATGCCCATCAGCTATCACTGCTGAAGCCTGATTTGGAATCATTTTATAAGCGATGCTTGTTGATTACCAGAACAAATGTCGATAATCGAGGCGCCATCATTGCGGCGAATGATTCGGATATTTTGAAATTTGCCAAGGATACCTACTCGTACATGTGGCCGCGTGATGGCGCTTTGGTGTCACATGCGCTAGACCGGGCGGGTTATTATGAATTATCTAGGAAATTTTTTGATTTCTGTAAGAAGGTGCTTACTCCTGAGGGCTATCTCATGCACAAGTATAACCCTGATAGTTCGGTAGGCTCGAGCTGGCATCCCTGGGTGGATAGTCGAGGGAACAAGCAGCTTGCGATTCAAGAAGATGAGACAGCTCTCGTGCTGTATACGTTATGGCATCACCACAAGCTGGCTGGAACCATAGAGAACTCACGTGAGGATTATGAGAAATTTGTGAAGCCCGCAGCTGACTTTCTTGTTCGTTACCGCGATGCATCCGGACTTCCTTTGCCTTCCTACGATCTCTGGGAAGAGCGTTATGGCGTACTAGCCTTCACGGTATCATCGGTGTATGCCGGTCTTATAGCAGCAGCACGTTTTGCCGAATATCATCAGGATAAAGTACGCTCCATCTACTATGCCGATATCGCAGGACAAGTGAAGAAGGCTGCTGATCAGCATCTGTATGCACCCGATCAGAATCGTTTTTTACGGGCTTTATATTGGAATTATGAACAAAATACGTATGTGCCGGATTACACGCTGGATATGAGTATGTACGCACTATTTGATTTCGGCTTGTTTGAGCTTGAAGATCCGCGGATTGTGGCAACGATGAAGATTCTGAAGGAAAAATTGTGGGTACATACGGATATCGGCGGTATCGCCCGTTATGAGAACGACTATTATCATCAAGTCACCAATGACGTAGCTAAGGTACCTGGCAATCCTTGGTTCATATGTACCCTTTGGTACGCAGAATGGCTGGTGGCATCTGCCAAAACCGTTCAGGACTTGTTGGAAGCGGAAAAATTGATGCGTTGGGCTATTCTACATGCTTCGCCTTCAGGGGTGATGGCTGAGCAAGTGCATCCTTTCACAGGAGAGCCTATGTCTGTTTCACCACTGACATGGTCACATGCTTCCTTTATTAAGGTGACGCAAGAATATTTGTCGAAATTAAAATTATTGACCTCGAAGGGAACGAAGCAAGCCGCTGATGCGAGTGAGGATAAAGTACTGGAACCCGTCGTTCATTAG
- a CDS encoding glucose 1-dehydrogenase: MKAIRVKQLRQGNPTIQLEDVKNPVISHPQEVIVKVLAVGLDGTDKEILQEKYGVPPEGEDDLTTGHESLGVVAEVGAESGFQLGDLVTAIVRRPCRNQSCVNCRNGHSDFCQTGEFVERGIKGAHGFLSEYYLEEGRYLVQVPKELLKHGVLVEPQSIVEKVWDQVLRVQQRLIWEPRTALILGSGPLGLLAAMTCRLLGLDVYVWSRSPQDSLQAQLVKDSGGVYKEAGADSGSAATMTAYADGLGKPIDLILECTGYSPLAFEAMSVLAPNGVLALLGVTPADRKLEISSDMLNQSMVLENKCVIGSVNASRKDFETAIYRLQQMEKQFPGWLDRLVTNRMTLEDVPKLDFNNIPIKAVVDIVPVEQWDDLVKQTNEVIYSFSV; the protein is encoded by the coding sequence ATGAAGGCTATTCGCGTCAAGCAACTTCGACAGGGGAACCCGACTATTCAGCTTGAAGATGTGAAGAACCCCGTGATTTCCCACCCTCAGGAAGTCATTGTAAAGGTGCTAGCAGTTGGACTTGACGGCACGGACAAGGAAATTCTACAGGAGAAATACGGCGTTCCTCCCGAAGGTGAAGATGATTTGACCACGGGGCATGAGTCGCTAGGGGTTGTGGCTGAAGTTGGGGCGGAAAGTGGATTCCAGCTTGGGGATCTCGTAACTGCCATTGTAAGGCGGCCTTGTAGAAATCAAAGCTGCGTCAATTGTCGCAATGGTCATTCGGATTTTTGTCAGACCGGTGAGTTTGTAGAACGGGGCATTAAAGGGGCTCACGGCTTCCTCTCCGAGTATTATTTAGAGGAAGGTCGATATTTGGTTCAGGTGCCGAAGGAACTGCTGAAGCATGGGGTACTAGTTGAGCCGCAGAGCATCGTTGAGAAAGTGTGGGACCAAGTTCTGCGTGTCCAACAGCGGTTAATCTGGGAGCCGAGAACTGCGCTCATACTCGGATCTGGACCGCTTGGTTTGCTCGCTGCGATGACCTGCCGCCTGCTGGGGCTAGATGTGTATGTCTGGTCCAGATCTCCGCAGGATAGTCTACAAGCGCAGCTTGTGAAGGATAGCGGAGGTGTGTACAAGGAGGCCGGCGCTGACAGCGGCAGCGCGGCAACTATGACGGCTTATGCCGATGGTCTCGGCAAGCCGATAGATCTGATCCTCGAATGCACAGGCTACAGCCCTCTAGCTTTCGAGGCTATGTCTGTTCTGGCACCGAACGGTGTATTGGCGCTGCTGGGTGTCACGCCAGCGGACCGTAAGCTGGAGATCTCATCTGACATGCTCAATCAGAGCATGGTGCTGGAGAATAAATGCGTGATCGGTTCGGTTAACGCTTCACGCAAAGATTTTGAGACTGCCATTTACCGTTTACAGCAAATGGAGAAGCAGTTTCCAGGCTGGCTCGACCGCTTGGTTACGAATCGGATGACTTTGGAAGACGTGCCAAAGCTGGATTTTAACAACATACCGATCAAAGCTGTTGTGGATATTGTACCTGTGGAACAGTGGGATGATCTCGTGAAACAAACGAATGAAGTTATATATAGCTTCTCCGTTTAA
- a CDS encoding disulfide oxidoreductase, which translates to MSNKWLRDNGMHLSWLLALIATLGSLYFSEIMNFIPCKLCWYQRILMYPLVILLGIAAVRRDYKLTIYVLPLTIWGACISIYHVLLQSGVFHESATGCGPIPCDVDYLNWLGFITIPMLAGTAFILITILQFMTYRATK; encoded by the coding sequence ATGTCAAATAAATGGTTGCGAGATAATGGGATGCACCTATCATGGCTACTTGCATTAATAGCCACATTGGGAAGCCTGTATTTCTCAGAGATAATGAACTTTATTCCTTGTAAATTATGTTGGTATCAACGTATTCTTATGTATCCATTAGTTATCCTATTAGGCATTGCAGCCGTGCGCAGAGACTACAAATTAACCATCTATGTGCTGCCGCTGACCATCTGGGGAGCTTGTATTTCCATCTATCATGTTCTGCTGCAATCGGGTGTATTTCACGAATCAGCAACAGGCTGCGGCCCTATTCCATGTGATGTCGATTACTTGAACTGGCTGGGCTTCATCACGATTCCTATGCTTGCTGGCACAGCTTTTATTCTCATCACAATTCTTCAATTTATGACGTATCGAGCTACGAAATAA
- a CDS encoding polysaccharide deacetylase family protein produces MKPITKSAALLIVLSATLIGCADISLLSPDMSQAQNSTPQATTTAAATPTPTPKSTVKPIPKPQSTPVPSKTPKPTTAPEPTATPKPAVVGNYSKTKSVTGDRVPYSWYYMKKKTGQVPDFPKETKSLTEDQKAVWIGTGKKVYLTIDAGGPLIEVDLMLKSLKENNVKANFFISGNNIKKNPEYLKKVVADGHFVANHTMTHNDFNEMTDDQIRKEITDFEALYKKLTGKEVAKYFRFPYGHYNLHNLNLVSSMGYTSVFWSTAMRDWEPRANGAEDPYNDIMNNLHDGNVILMHQGSLENMQALARICKEIKKKGYEFGIVSELHS; encoded by the coding sequence ATGAAGCCAATTACCAAAAGTGCTGCACTACTGATCGTTCTAAGCGCAACATTGATCGGTTGTGCAGACATAAGCCTATTATCCCCAGACATGAGTCAAGCCCAAAACTCTACGCCACAAGCAACAACAACTGCAGCGGCGACTCCAACTCCAACGCCTAAATCAACAGTTAAACCCATACCTAAACCTCAATCCACACCCGTTCCCAGTAAGACACCGAAGCCAACAACAGCCCCAGAACCAACCGCAACACCAAAGCCAGCAGTGGTAGGTAATTATTCCAAAACCAAGTCAGTGACTGGCGATCGCGTGCCTTATTCCTGGTATTACATGAAAAAGAAAACGGGGCAAGTTCCTGATTTTCCAAAAGAAACAAAATCCTTAACGGAGGACCAGAAAGCAGTTTGGATCGGGACCGGCAAAAAGGTTTATTTAACGATCGATGCTGGAGGTCCTTTAATAGAAGTCGATCTCATGCTTAAATCACTAAAAGAAAACAATGTGAAAGCGAATTTCTTTATTTCGGGCAATAACATTAAGAAAAATCCTGAGTATTTGAAAAAGGTTGTAGCGGATGGTCATTTCGTTGCCAACCATACGATGACGCATAACGACTTTAATGAGATGACGGATGATCAGATTCGCAAAGAAATTACGGATTTCGAAGCGTTATATAAAAAACTTACAGGTAAAGAAGTCGCGAAATATTTCCGCTTTCCTTATGGACATTACAATTTACATAATTTGAACTTAGTTTCCAGCATGGGCTATACTTCTGTATTCTGGTCTACAGCTATGCGAGATTGGGAACCGAGAGCCAACGGGGCAGAGGATCCATACAATGACATTATGAATAATTTGCATGATGGTAATGTGATTTTGATGCATCAAGGATCTTTAGAAAATATGCAGGCACTGGCCCGTATTTGCAAAGAGATCAAGAAAAAAGGCTATGAATTCGGAATTGTGAGTGAACTCCATTCCTAA
- the racE gene encoding glutamate racemase, which translates to MQQAIAVLDSGVGGLTVVKELMRQLPQEKVIYFGDTARSPYGPRSAGEVRTFTRQIVEYLIQFNPKMIIIACNTATAVAIEDIRERVSIPVIGVISPGARAAIKTTRSGIIGVIGTDGTIRSHAYDHALRLISPNIQVYSEACPLLAPFVEKGLFGAESANEVVEQSLRQLIGKPIDCLILGCTHYPFLVEAISRVMGPDVTLISSADETAREISTILYHRDMLASSGQLPIHQFFCSGEPELFKQIAQNWLKEQISITPVVWQVPNIL; encoded by the coding sequence GTGCAGCAAGCGATAGCCGTACTGGACTCCGGAGTCGGAGGATTAACTGTAGTAAAAGAACTAATGAGACAGCTTCCGCAGGAAAAAGTGATTTATTTCGGAGATACAGCGCGAAGTCCGTATGGTCCCCGCTCTGCTGGAGAAGTAAGAACCTTCACTCGGCAAATTGTCGAGTACTTAATTCAATTTAATCCTAAAATGATTATTATCGCTTGTAATACAGCAACGGCAGTGGCCATAGAAGATATTCGTGAACGGGTGTCCATTCCCGTGATTGGCGTTATTTCGCCTGGAGCGAGAGCCGCGATCAAAACTACGCGAAGTGGTATTATTGGAGTTATCGGTACGGATGGAACGATTCGCAGCCATGCATATGACCATGCGTTAAGGTTGATTTCACCGAACATTCAAGTATATAGCGAAGCTTGCCCACTGTTAGCGCCGTTCGTAGAAAAAGGGCTTTTCGGTGCGGAGAGTGCAAATGAGGTTGTCGAGCAATCGCTTAGACAGCTAATCGGCAAACCGATAGATTGCTTAATCCTAGGCTGCACCCATTACCCTTTCCTTGTAGAGGCCATTTCTCGTGTCATGGGACCGGATGTGACGTTGATTTCTTCGGCAGACGAAACGGCAAGAGAGATCAGCACGATCCTTTATCACCGCGACATGCTGGCCTCATCGGGGCAGCTTCCTATCCATCAATTTTTTTGCAGCGGTGAGCCCGAATTATTTAAACAAATTGCGCAGAATTGGCTGAAAGAGCAAATTTCAATAACGCCTGTCGTTTGGCAGGTGCCTAATATTTTATGA
- a CDS encoding M14 family metallocarboxypeptidase, producing the protein MLGYGYWTLCEELNRLCKIYPFLHVEEIGESVMGKSIPALRIGQGTKEIHFNAALHANEWITTPLLMQFVEDLACSYARGTAWHGSNIRRLLSEYSLWVVPMVNPDGVELVLSGVTEEHPFRDPLLNWNGGSLDFRNWKANIRGVDLNDQFPAHWEEEAMRREKAGPGERDYSGEAPLTEPEAAALAQFTERHDFELVVALHTQGREIYWNYRDYEPSESEAFAERLALVSSYQAVKLTDSDAGYKDWFIQQFRRPGFTVEVGFGVNPLPVESFAALYEELVPILLTAMEF; encoded by the coding sequence GTGTTAGGATACGGGTATTGGACACTTTGTGAAGAACTGAATCGGCTCTGCAAGATATATCCTTTTCTTCATGTAGAAGAGATAGGCGAAAGTGTGATGGGGAAAAGCATACCAGCTTTGCGAATTGGTCAAGGTACGAAAGAGATTCATTTCAATGCAGCGCTGCATGCGAATGAATGGATAACGACACCGTTACTCATGCAATTCGTGGAAGACCTTGCTTGCTCCTACGCAAGAGGGACGGCATGGCATGGCAGCAACATTAGACGTCTACTATCGGAGTATTCACTTTGGGTTGTACCCATGGTGAATCCTGATGGCGTGGAACTTGTACTGTCTGGCGTTACCGAAGAACATCCTTTCCGAGATCCGCTGTTGAATTGGAATGGAGGATCGCTGGATTTCAGAAATTGGAAGGCCAATATTCGCGGTGTTGATCTCAATGACCAGTTCCCTGCACATTGGGAAGAAGAGGCAATGCGTAGAGAGAAGGCTGGACCTGGTGAGCGCGATTACAGTGGAGAGGCACCGTTAACGGAACCGGAGGCAGCAGCTTTAGCTCAATTTACAGAAAGACATGATTTTGAGCTTGTGGTGGCGCTGCATACCCAGGGTAGGGAGATTTATTGGAATTATCGCGACTATGAGCCATCGGAATCTGAGGCATTTGCCGAGCGATTAGCCCTGGTCAGCAGCTATCAGGCTGTTAAACTGACGGACAGTGACGCGGGTTACAAAGACTGGTTCATCCAACAATTTCGTAGACCCGGCTTTACCGTTGAAGTAGGATTTGGGGTAAACCCATTGCCCGTGGAATCTTTCGCTGCACTCTATGAGGAATTGGTTCCGATCCTATTGACGGCGATGGAATTTTAA
- a CDS encoding DUF2524 domain-containing protein: MLDQLESNYDCANAGSDLHSLKQELEQFQGQAASSDKEQEEHRNRLENQIRFIENKCSIPSEHIPK; encoded by the coding sequence ATGCTCGATCAGTTAGAAAGCAATTATGACTGTGCGAATGCGGGCTCTGACCTGCATAGTTTAAAACAAGAACTTGAACAATTCCAAGGGCAAGCAGCCTCTTCAGACAAAGAACAAGAAGAGCATCGGAATCGACTTGAGAATCAAATACGTTTTATTGAAAATAAGTGTTCCATCCCAAGCGAACATATCCCGAAATGA
- a CDS encoding bifunctional 5,10-methylenetetrahydrofolate dehydrogenase/5,10-methenyltetrahydrofolate cyclohydrolase → MNSEKLILDGTRVAKSIKETLVEKINQLSVRGIQPCLAAILVGDDPSSETYVRMKSSACKQLGIDSRRIHLNKATTTEELVAVIQQLNADPQIHGILLQHPVPHHIDERAAFEAIQIEKDVDGVTMQGFAQNAFGMASFPSCTPAAILAILDYYQIPIEGKHAVIVGRSPILGKPVSLMLLNRDATVTICHSKTCNLPLIIGLADIVVAAVGKPAFIQGAWIKEGAVVLDAGYNAGNIGDVDFDACHKKASAITPVPAGIGPVTIAMLLKHTVLAAEKSKMIT, encoded by the coding sequence ATGAATTCAGAAAAATTGATTTTGGATGGTACACGCGTTGCGAAAAGCATCAAAGAAACGTTAGTCGAAAAAATCAACCAACTGTCTGTAAGAGGTATCCAGCCATGTTTAGCTGCGATACTTGTTGGCGATGACCCTTCTTCCGAAACCTATGTACGTATGAAAAGCAGTGCATGCAAGCAGCTAGGCATTGATTCCAGACGAATCCACCTAAATAAAGCAACGACAACAGAGGAGCTTGTTGCCGTTATCCAACAATTAAACGCGGACCCTCAGATCCATGGTATTTTATTGCAGCATCCGGTTCCACACCATATTGACGAAAGAGCCGCGTTTGAAGCTATTCAGATCGAAAAAGATGTGGATGGTGTTACCATGCAGGGCTTTGCTCAAAATGCTTTTGGAATGGCCAGCTTTCCATCCTGTACCCCAGCCGCCATTCTAGCTATTCTTGATTATTATCAGATTCCAATTGAAGGCAAGCACGCGGTAATCGTTGGTCGGAGTCCTATTCTAGGTAAACCCGTATCACTTATGCTGCTGAATAGAGACGCAACCGTAACCATTTGCCATTCAAAAACATGTAATCTCCCCCTCATCATCGGATTAGCTGATATTGTCGTTGCAGCCGTTGGTAAACCTGCATTTATTCAAGGAGCATGGATAAAGGAAGGTGCTGTCGTTTTAGATGCTGGATATAATGCTGGTAATATTGGCGATGTCGATTTCGATGCTTGTCACAAAAAGGCCAGCGCAATTACCCCTGTCCCTGCTGGAATAGGCCCGGTGACCATCGCAATGCTGCTCAAACACACCGTCCTTGCTGCCGAAAAAAGTAAAATGATTACTTGA
- a CDS encoding FAD-dependent oxidoreductase, whose product MKHEIVLSDITVVGGGLAGVCAAIAAARLGQSVSLVQNRPVLGGNASSEIRVWVCGATSHGVHRNARETGIMGELFVENQYRNIDGNPYIWDLIVLEKVKAEKNITLFLNTDVHEVHADGDETSRTIRSVTGWMMGSERRIRFDSRVYLDCTGDGLVGFLAGAKYRIGREAQEEFNEEWAPLVADDITLGSTLLFYTKDAGRPVKYIAPSFAKDITQTTIPMKRVIRSGDNGCAYWWIEWGGEHDVVHENERIRDELSSVIYGIWDYIKNSGKFESENLTLEWIGSIPGKREYRRFVGDYVLNQNDIIAQELFEDRVAFGGWSIDLHPPQGMYATAKGSKHMHIDGNYHIPFRSLYSVNVTNMLMAGRNISASHVAFGTTRVMATCAVIGEAAGTGAALCAAKGISPRELHISHLSELQQTLLRQDAAVLGLKNADAADLVLRAEMTASSTMTRLALEQSASVLPLIAHVALLVPVDPFIDGIELLLDASEATELTVELWSTGKPQNYVPHTQVTSIQVAVAEGSQQWVKAALSWRPETAQNAFIILRSNPVLSVHLSAKPQTGVLSFKHDAASEDTVDFGDMHHHQPVIDWSAKAFNRKPICFRLLSPTSAFTADKAADGYKRPYGGPHLWSSAGLDASQPEWLEVSWPEAVRIQSVHLTFNDDVNEDLINLHHHRTEFEIIPELVKDYKLQAFIGGDWTTVAEGLDNHTRKHVHLLPEAVTTDRLRVVVEATNGTERAEIVEIRCYG is encoded by the coding sequence ATGAAGCATGAAATCGTTTTATCAGACATAACCGTAGTCGGCGGAGGATTAGCAGGTGTTTGCGCGGCAATCGCTGCAGCTCGGTTAGGCCAAAGCGTCTCTCTCGTCCAAAATCGTCCTGTCCTTGGCGGTAATGCCAGCAGCGAAATTCGCGTCTGGGTTTGTGGTGCTACCTCCCACGGTGTTCATCGAAATGCTAGAGAAACTGGTATCATGGGTGAACTATTTGTGGAGAACCAGTACCGCAATATTGATGGAAACCCTTATATCTGGGACCTGATCGTACTGGAAAAAGTCAAAGCAGAGAAGAATATCACGTTGTTCTTGAACACGGATGTCCATGAAGTCCACGCCGATGGTGACGAGACAAGTCGAACGATTCGTTCTGTCACAGGCTGGATGATGGGATCTGAACGACGTATTCGTTTTGACAGTCGAGTTTACCTCGATTGTACAGGCGACGGGTTAGTCGGTTTCCTCGCAGGTGCGAAGTATCGTATTGGGCGTGAAGCCCAAGAGGAGTTTAATGAGGAATGGGCACCACTTGTCGCGGACGATATTACACTTGGAAGCACCTTGCTGTTCTATACAAAAGACGCAGGCCGCCCGGTCAAATATATCGCACCAAGCTTCGCGAAAGACATCACACAAACCACTATTCCTATGAAACGCGTCATTCGCAGCGGAGATAATGGCTGCGCTTATTGGTGGATTGAATGGGGCGGTGAGCATGATGTTGTTCATGAAAATGAGCGAATCCGGGATGAGCTGTCCTCTGTCATCTATGGTATTTGGGATTATATCAAAAATTCCGGTAAATTCGAGAGTGAAAACCTGACGCTCGAATGGATCGGCTCCATTCCGGGGAAACGGGAATATCGTCGTTTCGTGGGGGACTACGTGCTCAACCAGAACGATATCATCGCCCAGGAGCTGTTTGAAGACCGTGTCGCTTTCGGTGGCTGGTCGATCGACTTACATCCACCGCAAGGGATGTATGCCACAGCCAAAGGATCTAAGCACATGCATATAGACGGCAATTATCATATCCCGTTCCGTTCCCTCTACTCCGTCAACGTGACGAATATGCTGATGGCGGGACGCAATATCAGCGCGTCCCACGTGGCCTTTGGCACGACTCGCGTCATGGCGACATGTGCCGTCATAGGCGAAGCCGCGGGCACAGGAGCCGCGCTATGCGCGGCAAAGGGCATCTCCCCCCGCGAGCTGCACATCAGCCACTTGAGCGAGCTTCAGCAGACGCTGCTTCGACAAGACGCAGCGGTCCTCGGTCTGAAGAACGCGGATGCGGCCGACCTCGTGCTCCGCGCTGAGATGACCGCGTCCAGCACCATGACGCGACTTGCACTCGAGCAATCTGCGTCGGTGCTGCCGCTGATCGCGCATGTGGCGCTGCTCGTGCCCGTAGATCCGTTCATTGACGGCATCGAGCTGCTGCTGGATGCTTCGGAGGCTACGGAGCTGACAGTCGAGCTCTGGAGCACTGGGAAGCCGCAGAACTACGTCCCACACACACAGGTGACGTCTATTCAAGTGGCAGTGGCTGAGGGTTCTCAGCAGTGGGTAAAGGCAGCCCTTTCTTGGCGTCCTGAAACCGCTCAGAATGCTTTTATCATTCTCAGAAGCAACCCGGTGCTTTCCGTTCATCTATCCGCCAAGCCTCAGACAGGCGTGCTGTCCTTCAAACATGATGCTGCATCAGAAGACACCGTAGATTTCGGTGATATGCATCATCATCAGCCGGTCATTGATTGGAGCGCTAAAGCATTCAATCGGAAGCCAATCTGCTTCCGTCTGCTCTCTCCTACATCCGCATTCACAGCCGATAAAGCCGCCGATGGGTATAAGCGTCCTTACGGAGGCCCACATCTGTGGTCGTCGGCTGGCTTGGATGCCTCCCAGCCAGAATGGCTTGAAGTCAGTTGGCCGGAGGCTGTGCGGATTCAGAGCGTACATCTCACTTTCAATGATGACGTGAACGAAGATTTAATTAATTTGCATCATCATCGGACGGAATTCGAGATCATTCCTGAACTGGTCAAAGACTACAAACTTCAGGCCTTCATCGGCGGTGACTGGACTACAGTGGCTGAAGGGCTCGATAATCATACGCGCAAACATGTTCATCTTTTACCGGAAGCTGTGACGACGGATCGACTTCGTGTGGTCGTTGAAGCGACGAATGGGACGGAACGGGCAGAGATTGTTGAAATTCGTTGTTATGGTTAA
- a CDS encoding AraC family transcriptional regulator has product MSFRDVTIKLISHVYWHRKVAFMLEEDEYPCWTIFAVEDGRFFYRVGEQKGEAEFGDFVICPPHTVFQRKTLEPLSFHFLQFVWLSKPSLGDEAFWKGKLTINDTDRLSSNYRYLRQLPGWDEESTLHKQHMVNDLLRLVKMERDRKDDPSTEVDLLMEKARRYMTEYAYASLSLLDLAVTLGLTPVQFTRKFRRAFGQTPSEFLNEMRLTRARHLLEESTLTLDAIAAKCGFENGFYLSRVFTQKMGMAPSIYRSRHRV; this is encoded by the coding sequence GTGTCTTTTCGTGATGTAACTATTAAGCTCATCTCCCATGTCTATTGGCACCGTAAAGTGGCGTTTATGCTAGAAGAAGATGAGTATCCTTGTTGGACGATATTTGCCGTAGAAGACGGCAGATTCTTCTATCGAGTTGGGGAGCAGAAAGGCGAAGCGGAGTTCGGAGACTTTGTCATCTGTCCACCCCATACCGTGTTTCAGAGGAAAACACTTGAACCCCTGTCCTTTCACTTCCTGCAGTTTGTATGGTTGTCTAAACCTAGTTTAGGTGATGAAGCCTTCTGGAAAGGGAAATTGACGATTAACGATACAGATCGTTTATCTTCCAATTATCGATATTTGAGACAGCTTCCCGGCTGGGATGAAGAGAGCACGCTGCATAAACAGCACATGGTGAACGATTTATTACGTTTGGTCAAAATGGAGCGAGATCGCAAAGATGACCCTTCCACAGAAGTCGACTTGTTGATGGAGAAGGCCCGGAGATACATGACAGAATATGCTTATGCAAGCCTATCCCTATTGGATTTGGCTGTAACGCTGGGACTAACCCCCGTACAATTCACCCGTAAGTTTCGCAGGGCGTTCGGGCAAACACCTTCTGAGTTTCTGAATGAGATGCGTCTCACAAGGGCTCGGCATTTGCTGGAGGAATCAACGCTTACTTTGGATGCGATTGCCGCGAAATGCGGATTCGAAAACGGTTTTTATTTGAGCCGCGTTTTTACGCAAAAAATGGGCATGGCTCCATCGATCTACCGAAGCAGGCATCGCGTATAA